The following coding sequences lie in one Tichowtungia aerotolerans genomic window:
- a CDS encoding RNA polymerase sigma factor → MTCHSCQYSEAILRGDYDGVPWGAMPCATCKLGEDTFYSVYLDTDRPLEPIEHPAFERTKSTVPLAEEMPVEVLSKFVEALMELPPEQRDVVAWRFQGLRYKDIAERQGTSTQLADMRHKMAMRDFPILRALFPEKAAKRQRWRSRRPSWQKSCQ, encoded by the coding sequence ATGACCTGTCATTCCTGTCAGTACTCCGAAGCCATCCTGCGCGGTGATTATGACGGCGTTCCCTGGGGCGCGATGCCTTGTGCGACCTGCAAGCTGGGTGAGGATACGTTTTATTCAGTCTACCTTGATACGGATCGCCCTCTGGAGCCTATCGAGCATCCGGCGTTTGAGCGTACGAAATCAACCGTTCCGCTGGCGGAGGAGATGCCGGTTGAGGTTTTATCGAAGTTTGTTGAAGCGTTGATGGAGCTTCCCCCCGAGCAACGCGATGTTGTTGCGTGGCGGTTTCAGGGTTTGCGGTACAAGGACATTGCCGAACGTCAGGGTACGTCCACCCAGCTTGCCGATATGCGCCATAAGATGGCTATGCGTGATTTTCCGATTCTTCGTGCGTTGTTTCCTGAGAAGGCGGCGAAGCGTCAGCGTTGGCGTTCCCGTCGTCCGTCTTGGCAGAAATCCTGCCAGTGA